The sequence CCGGGCTCCGGGACCACCACCTTGGCCGTGTTGCGCAGCTTCTTCAGCTCGCCGGTCAGCGCGTCCGGGGTGCCCTGGAGCAGCGGGAAGGTGCCGTAGTGCATGGGAATCACGCTCTTGACCTTCAGGAGCCGCACCGCCTGGGCCGCCTCCGCGGGGCCCATGGTGAAGTGGCCGCCAATGGGGAGCAGGGCCACGGTGGGCTTGAACTGGGTGGCGATGAGCGACATGCCCTCGAAGGGTCCGGTGTCACCCGCGTGGTACAGCGTAGGACCCTTGTCGATTTCCAGCACGTAGCCCAGGGGCGCGCCCGCGTACTGCGCCGGCGACTTCGGGTCCGCGGCGTAGCTGCTGGAGTGGACCGCCTCCACCAGGTGGAGCGTGACGTCCTTCACCTGGAAGGTGCCGCCCGCGTTGGCGCCCACGGACTGGGCCTCCGGGAGCCCCAGCAGGTTGATGAGCTCGAAGGAGCCATAAACCTTGGCGCCCGTCTTCTCGGCCAGCGCCTTGGCCTCGCCCACGTGGTCGAAGTGGCCGTGGGTGAGGAGGATGGCGTCCAGCGCCTCCGGCTGCGCGGCGCCCTTCGGGGCCTTGGGGTTGGAGAGCCAGGGGTCAATGGCAATCACCGCGCCGCCCGGGCTGCGAATCACGAAGGCCGCGTGCCCCCACCACGTCACCTCCGTCTTGCCGCGGGTGGCCGCCGCCGGGGCCTTGGCGGCCGCGACCTTGCCGGGCGCCGGGGTTCCCTGCGCCGCCGCCGTCCCGCCGAAGGCCATTGCCGCGCCCGCCACCACTGCCATGAGCTTCGTCCGCATATCCATCCACTCCTGCTTTCGAGGTGAAGACCTGCCGCCACCGTGGTGACACGTCCCCCACGGCCGGATTGCCACCTGACACTGACCGGGCGGCCATTCAAGGGCCTGCCATGGATGCCCAAGTGCGCGCCGCGTCTCAAGCTCGATTCGGCTGTCGATACGACGGGGGGCGTGCGCTAACGTCGGCAGCACGTGGACCACCGATTTCAAGTCAGCCTCCGCGGGGTCATCGACCTCCTGTCTCACCACTTGTACAGCTCCCCGGGCGTCTACGTACGCGAGCTGCTCCAGAACGCGACCGATGCCATCCGCGCCCGCCAGCTCCTGGAGCCCGGCCACGCGGGCACCGTCCGGCTGGAGCTGATGGAGAAGCAGGACGGCAGCCCGCCCACCCTGCTCTTCAGCGACGACGGCGTGGGGCTGACCGAGGACGAAATCCACCGCTTCCTGGCCACCATCGGTGAGTCCTCCAAGCGCGAGGCCCTGGAGGCCCGCCGCAACGACTTCATCGGTCAGTTCGGCATCGGCCTGCTGTCCTGCTTCATGGTGTGTGACGAGCTGCTGGTGGTGACGCGCTCGGCACGCGGCGATGGGCGCACGTTGGAGTGGCGGGGCCGGCATGACGGCACGTACGCCGTGCGGCCCTCCGAGCACCCGCTCGCCCAGCCCGGCACCCAGGTGTTCCTGGTGGCCCGCCCGGACATGGCGCACTGGTTCACCGCCACGCGGCTGCGAAACCTCGCCAGCCACTACGGCGGCCTGCTGCCCTTCCCCATCCACCTCACCACGGACCAGGGCACCGAGCGGCTGGACACCTCCGGCGCCCCCTGGCGCCGCGAGTACGACAGCGCCTCGGAGCGGCGCAAGGCGCTGCTCGCCTACGGGCGCGAGCTGTTCGACACGGACTTCGTCGACTGCATCCCCCTGCGCTCCACCGCGGGAGACGTGGACGGGGTGGCCTACGTGCTGCCCGCGTCGCCGCACTTCAACTCACGGCAGAAGCACCGCGTGTACCTCAAGCACATGCTGCTGTCGGAGAGCGCGGAGAACCTGCTGCCGGACTGGGCCTTCTTCGTGAAGTGCGTGGTGAACGCCAACGCGCTGCGGCCCACCGCCAGCCGGGAGTCCTTCTACGAGGACGACGCGCTCGCCGCGGCGCGCGAGTCCCTGGGGCAGTCCCTGCGCGGTTACCTGATGGAGCTGGCGCGTGAGGACCCACGCGCGCTCCAGCGGCTGATTGCCCTGCACGGGCTGAGCGTGAAGGCGCTGGCGCTGGATGACGATGACTTCTACCGCCTCATCATCCACTGGCTGCCCTTCGAGACGTCGATGGGGATGATGACGCTGGCGGACTACCGGCGCGCGCACCCCGTGGTGCGCTACACGTCCACGCTGGACGGCTTCAGGCAGATTGCCCAGGTGGCCGGTGCCCAGGGCCTGTGCATCATCAACGCGGCGTACACGCACGACACGTCGCTGCTGGAGAAGCTGCCGCACGCGGTGCCAGACGTGCAGGTGGAGCCCTTCTCCTCCGCGGACCTGCCGCAGAGCTTCGACGAGCTCACCCTGGACGAGCGCGAGGCCACCTTCCCGCTGCTGCGCATGGCGGAGAACGTCCTGGCGCCGTTCCGCTGCGGCGCGGTGGTGAAGAAGTTCTACCCGGCGGAGGTGCCCACGCTCTACAGCTCGGACGCGGAGGGCGCGTTCCGGCGCGACGCCGAGCGGGCCCGCGAGGAGTCGGATGACCTGTACGCCGGTGTGCTGGACAGCGTCATGGCGGCCTCGGGCAGCGAGCCGGCGCAATTGTGCTTCAACCTCCACAACCCGGTGGTGCGGCGGCTGGCCGCCGTGGCGGACCGGGACATGCTGAAGCTGTCAGTGGAGATGCTCTACGTGCAAGCACTGCTCTTGGGACACCATCCGTTGAACGCACAGGAGATGGTGCTGCTGAACCAGGGCCTGTTGGGCCTCATCTCCGCGCAACTGGGCGGGGATGACGGGCGCGGCGGCGAAGGCAGCGGCGGCGCGGGTCCCCGGGGGCTGCACTGATGAGCGGTGACTGGCGCGAGCAGGTGGAGTCGCTCTTCGCCCAGGCGGACGGCCTGGCTGAAGGCGAGAGCAAGGTGCGGCTCCTGGAAGAGGCGGTGCGCCTGGCGGACACGCACAAGGACGTGGGCATGGGCTACCGGATGCGGGATGCCCTCATCGACGCGGCGACCTTCGGCGGCTTCCCGGACAAGGCGCTGGTGGCCTTCGCGTGGTGCCGGGGACAGCAGAAGAAGGACCCGAAGCGCTTCGACCCGGAGGAGATGTTCTGGAAGCAGAAGTGGGTGGTGGGGCGCATCAAGGAGTTCCCTCACATCACCCGCAAGCAGATTCAGGACGCGCTGGACGATGTGGAGCAGTGCTTCAAGGCCACGGACTCCGGGGTGCGCGCGGTGCTGAAGATGCGCTACCAGGCCGCTCGGGAGATGGGTGACGCCGCCGAGGAAGTGGAGCGGCTGTGGAACGCGTGGCTGGAGACGCGCCGCGACCACCTCACCGACTGCCGCGTGTGCGAGCTGGACGACGAACTGGACCACCACGCCGACAAGGGCGAATGGCAGCAGGTGCTGCGCAAGGCGAAGCCCATCCTGGACGGCCGCAAGTCCTGCG is a genomic window of Myxococcus virescens containing:
- a CDS encoding metal-dependent hydrolase, with protein sequence MDMRTKLMAVVAGAAMAFGGTAAAQGTPAPGKVAAAKAPAAATRGKTEVTWWGHAAFVIRSPGGAVIAIDPWLSNPKAPKGAAQPEALDAILLTHGHFDHVGEAKALAEKTGAKVYGSFELINLLGLPEAQSVGANAGGTFQVKDVTLHLVEAVHSSSYAADPKSPAQYAGAPLGYVLEIDKGPTLYHAGDTGPFEGMSLIATQFKPTVALLPIGGHFTMGPAEAAQAVRLLKVKSVIPMHYGTFPLLQGTPDALTGELKKLRNTAKVVVPEPGATTAL
- a CDS encoding HSP90 family protein; the protein is MDHRFQVSLRGVIDLLSHHLYSSPGVYVRELLQNATDAIRARQLLEPGHAGTVRLELMEKQDGSPPTLLFSDDGVGLTEDEIHRFLATIGESSKREALEARRNDFIGQFGIGLLSCFMVCDELLVVTRSARGDGRTLEWRGRHDGTYAVRPSEHPLAQPGTQVFLVARPDMAHWFTATRLRNLASHYGGLLPFPIHLTTDQGTERLDTSGAPWRREYDSASERRKALLAYGRELFDTDFVDCIPLRSTAGDVDGVAYVLPASPHFNSRQKHRVYLKHMLLSESAENLLPDWAFFVKCVVNANALRPTASRESFYEDDALAAARESLGQSLRGYLMELAREDPRALQRLIALHGLSVKALALDDDDFYRLIIHWLPFETSMGMMTLADYRRAHPVVRYTSTLDGFRQIAQVAGAQGLCIINAAYTHDTSLLEKLPHAVPDVQVEPFSSADLPQSFDELTLDEREATFPLLRMAENVLAPFRCGAVVKKFYPAEVPTLYSSDAEGAFRRDAERAREESDDLYAGVLDSVMAASGSEPAQLCFNLHNPVVRRLAAVADRDMLKLSVEMLYVQALLLGHHPLNAQEMVLLNQGLLGLISAQLGGDDGRGGEGSGGAGPRGLH